Proteins from one Telopea speciosissima isolate NSW1024214 ecotype Mountain lineage chromosome 1, Tspe_v1, whole genome shotgun sequence genomic window:
- the LOC122643819 gene encoding uncharacterized protein LOC122643819: MSVCRMDRLIINQNLTKVVALLVLLVAQVCSSIICTSGTCRNESIQIGRNRGEGGLLVPMEPTKHQIYSDGISNGGGSKGRRLAPFQLCLQCRCCAASGDPSTCVNMPCCFGIDCQLPDKPFGVCAFVPKSCNCTTCAT; this comes from the exons ATGTCAGTATGTAGGATGGACAGATTGATAATCAATCAAAACCTAACAAAAGTAGTAGCTCTACTTGTCCTCTTGGTCGCCCAAGTCTGTTCTAGTATTATTTGTACTTCAg GAACTTGTCGCAACGAGTCGATACAGATAGGAAGAAACAGAGGAGAAGGGGGGTTATTAGTACCGATGGAGCCGACGAAGCATCAGATCTACTCGGATGGCATCAGCAACGGAGGTGGGAGTAAAGGACGAAGGTTGGCACCGTTTCAGCTATGCTTGCAGTGTAGGTGCTGCGCGGCAAGTGGGGATCCAAGCACTTGCGTCAACATGCCCTGCTGCTTCGGCATCGATTGCCAGCTCCCTGACAAGCCCTTTGGCGTCTGCGCTTTCGTTCCCAAGTCTTGCAATTGTACCACTTGTGCTACATAA